The genomic stretch CACGGGAATCTTCTCAGCCATGTCTGGCCATAACCTGAAGGGGTTCGGGTCCTATTCCCACCGTGACAGGATGACGGACGACCCCGACGAAGTGGTGAAAAGGAGCGCAACTTGGCAGGCAATCTGACCCGGGACGAGGCACGCGAGCGCGCCCGGCTGCTGAAGGTCGAGTCGTACGAGGTCGCACTCGACCTGACGGAAGGGGAGGAGCGCTTCGAGAGCGTCACGACCGTCCGCTTCAGCAGCGCCACCCCGGGGGCGTCCACCTTCATCGACCTGCACGGCGCGCACGTGCGCAAGGTGACGCTGAACGGCCAGGACCTCGACGTGGCCGAATACGACGCGGAGCAGGGCCGTTTCCCGCTCCCCTCGCTCGCTGAGTCCAATGAGCTGCGGATCGACGCGGACTGCGCCTACATGCGCACCGGCGAGGGCCTGCACCGGTTCGTCGACCCCGTCGACCAGCGCGTCTACCTGCACAGCCAGTTCGAGACGGCCGACGCCCACCGCATGTACGCGTGCTTCGACCAGCCCGACCTCAAGGCCACGTTCCGGCTGACCGTGCTGGCCCCCGCCGACTGGGAGGTGATCTCCAACGCCGCCGCCGTCCACGTGGAGCACCTGCCGGAGCAGGCCGGCAAGCACGGCACGGTGCAGGCGGCCAAGCGGTGGGAGTTCGCGGTCACGCCGGTCATGTCGACCTACATCACGGCACTGGTCGCCGGGCCGTACCACAAGGTCACCTCGGAGCACGACGGCATCCCGCTCGGCCTCTACTGCCGGGCCTCGCTCGCCGAGCACCTCGACGCCGACAACCTCTTCGAGCTCACCCGGCAGGGCTTCGACTTCTTCCACCAGGTGTTCGGCGTGCGTTACCCGTTCGGGAAGTACGACCAGGCCTTCGTGCCGGAGTTCAACGCCGGCGCCATGGAGAACGCCGGCTGTGTGACGTTCCTGGAGGACTACGTCTTCCGCTCCCGCGTCACCGACGCGGTGGTCGAGCGGCGCGCCGAGACGATCCTGCACGAGATGGCGCACATGTGGTTCGGCGACCTCGTCACCATGCGCTGGTGGGACGACCTGTGGCTGAACGAGTCGTTCGCCACCTACATGTCCGTGCTCGCCCAGGCCGAGGCCACCCGGTGGGGCAAGGGCGCGTGGACGACGTTCGCCAACGTGGAGAAGGCCTGGGCCTACCGCCAGGACCAGCTGCCGTCCACCCACCCGATCGCCGCGGACATCCCGGACATGCAGGCGGTCGAGGTCAACTTCGACGGCATCACGTACGCCAAGGGCGCCTCGGTGCTCAAGCAGCTGGTCGCGTACGTGGGGCTGGACAACTTCCTGGCCGGCGTGCGCGACTACTTCAACGAGCACGCCTGGGGCAACACCGAGCTGAAGGACCTGCTCGACGCCCTGGAGCGCACCTCCGGACGCGACCTGTCCGCCTGGTCGAAGGAGTGGCTGGAGACCTCCTGGGTCAACACGCTGCGCCCGTCGTTCGAGGTGTCCGACGGCCGGTTCACCAGGTTCGAGGTCCTGCAGGAGGCGCCGGCCGACTACCCGACCCTGCGCTCGCACCGCATCGCGATCGGCCTGTACTCCCTGGTGGACGGCAAGCTGACGCGCACCAAGCGGGTCGAGCTGGACGTGGTCGGAGCGCGGACCGGCGTGGCCGAGCTGGTCGGCGAGGAGCAGCCCGACCTGGTGCTGCTCAACGACGACGACCTGACCTACGCCAAGGTCCGGCTCGACGAGGACTCGCTGCGGACGCTGGTGGACGGCGGCATCGTCAAGTTCACCGAGTCGCTGCCGCGCGCGCTGTGCTGGTCGGCGGCCTGGGACATGACCCGCGACGGCGAGATGTCCACGCGCGACTACGTCAGGCTGGTCGTCTCGGGCGCGGGCACGGTCACGGACATCACGGTGCTGCAGACGATCCTGCGGCAGGCGCGCATGGCGGCCCAGCAGTACGCGGACCCGGCCTGGCGGCCGGAGGGCATGGCGCTGCTGGCCGGGGAGCTGCGTTCGCTGCTGCGGGCGGCCGAGCCGGGGTCGGACCGCCAGCTGGCGTACGTGCAGGCGTTCGCGCCTGTGGCCACGTCGGCGGAGGACCTGGACGTGATCCAGGGGATCCTGGACGGCACGGACGTGCCCCTCGGGCTGAGCGTGGACGCCGACCTGCGCTGGACGCTGGTGCACGCGCTGGTCACCGGCGAGCGGATGGGCGAGGCCGACATCGCGGCCGAGCTGGAGCGCGACCCCACGGCGACGGGTGAGCGGTCGGCGGCGCACTGCCGGGCCGCGATCCCGGCGGCCGAGGCCAAGAACGCGGCGTGGGAGCGGATCCTGAGCGGCAAGCTGGCCAACCACATCGCCAGGGCCACGATCGGCGGCTTCCAGGACCCGCACCACCCCGAGCTGCTGGAGCCGTTCCGCGCGAAGTACTTCGCCGAGGTCGGGCGCGTCTACAAGGAGTGGACGTACGACCAGGCGTCGTCGTTCGCGGTGGGCTGCTTCCCCTCCCTGCTCATCGAGCAGGCGACCGTGCAGGCCGCGGATGACTACCTGGCGGCCGAGCAGCCGCCGCAGGCGCTGCGCAGGATGATCCTGGAGGGCGCCGACGGCGTCCGCCGCGCGCTGCGCAACCGGGAGAAGGACGCCGCCTCCGCCTGATCCTCGCCCTGAAGGCCCCCGCCACGCCGGCGGGGGCCTTTGCGTTTCCGTGACATTTCCGGCTCTTGACAGCGGAGCCCGGTAGTCCCATATTTCGGTACTAACTTTACTTCTAAAGAAAGTCTGGACCTTGATGGCAGCCACTGATCGCGGCGACCTCACCAGGACGGCGATCCTGGCCCTGCTGGGCACCGGCGGGCCGCTGAGCCGCACTGAGATCGCACGCGAACTGGATCTCAGCCCCGCCACCGTCACGCAGCTCACCCGCGAGCTCATGGGACAGGGCATGGTGGAGGAGCTCGACCTCAAGCCGTCGCGTGGCGGGCGGCCCGCCGTGCGGCTCGGGCTGGTCGGCGGGGCCGGGCGGGCGCTGGGCGTCAAGGTGACGGCCGATCACCTGGTGCTGGTGGACGTGCGGCTGGACGGCGAGGTGCTGGGGTCGTGGGAGCGGCCGTTCGACCCGTCCTCGGCGGACGCGCTCGACGAGCTGGCGGCGGCCGTGGAGTCGGTGGTGCCGGGCGACGGGCCGCCGCTGCTCGGGGTCGGGGTCGGGGTGCCGGGCAGCGTGGACGACCAGGCGGTCGGCACGGTGAACGCGCCGACGCTCGGCTGGCAGGCGATGCCGGTCGGCGAGCAGCTGCGGCGCCGGCTGCGGCTCCCGGTGCTGGTGGAGAACGACGTGAACGCGCTGGCGGCGGCCGAGCGGCTCTACGGGCGGGGGCGTACGCACCGGGACTTCCTCGTGGTGACCATCGGCCGCGGCGTCGGCGCCGCGATCGTCGCGGACGGCCGGGTGTACCGGGGGGCGCGCGGCGGCGCCGGCGAGTTCGGCCACCTTCCGGTGGCCCCGGACGGCCCGGTGTGCGGCTGCGGCGCCCGTGGCTGTCTGGAGGCGTTCGTGGGCTCGGCCGGCCTGCTCGCGGCGGCCCACGCCAAGACCGCCGACCGTGGGGACGTCCGCGCCGTGCCCGACGGGAGGGACGGGCACGGCGACGGGCGTGATCCGCTCGGGGCGGTGGCGGCGCTCGGGCGCGCCGCCACGGCCGGAGACGCTGTGGCGCGGGGGGTGTTCGAGGAGGCCGGGGCCATTCTGGGGCGGGCCACGGCAGGGCTGATCAACGTCGTGGACCCGGAGGTGGTGGTGGTGCTCGGCGAGGGCACCGCGGACTGGCCGCTCTGGCAGGACGGCTTCGAGCGGGCGCTCAGGGCTCAGCTCTATCCGGGGCGGCGCGACATCTCGATCGAGGTGGAGAGCTGGGATGACACCAGCTGGGCGCAGGGCGCGGCGGCGCTGGTGCTGGCCACCCCGTTCGACGCGGCAGGCGCCGCGGGAGAGCAGGGCCGCCTGGTGCGCGCCCGCCTGATAGGGGCGACGTCATGACCGCCCCTGACACGCTGGCCCCGGCCCGGCCGAAGGCGGCTCCGCCGGCCCCGCGGAAGCAACGCAAGGGCTGGCGGTACGCCGGCACCGTCGCGGTGTTCCTGCTGCCGAGCCTCGTCCCCCTGACGCTCTACACGATCATCCCGATGCTCGGCTCGCTCTGGACGAGCCTGCACGAATGGGACCTCATCACCGAGATGCGCTGGGTCGGCCTCGGCAACTACATCGAGCTGATCGGCGATCCGGAGACCCGGGCGGCCTTCCTTCACACGCTCTCCTTCATCGCCGGTTACCTGCCGCTCGTCTACGCGGGCGGGCTCGGGCTGGCGATGCTGCTCAACCGGGCGATGGCCGGGCGCAGCCTGCTGCGGGGCATCTACTTCCTGCCGGTGATCACCAGCTGGGTGGTCGTGGCGCTGATGTGGAAGTGGCTGCTCAACCCGGCCAGCGGCATCGTCAACTGGGCTCTCGGCCTGTTCGGGGTCAGCGGCCCCGGCTGGTGGACCGACCCGGACTGGGCGATGCCCTCGGTCATCCTGGCCTCGGCCTGGAAGGACCTGGGCTTCGTGATGATCATCCTGCTGGCCGGGCTGCAGGCGATCCCCCGCGAGTACCAGGAGGCCGCCATGGTCGACGGCGCCACGCCGTGGCGCAGGTTCCGGCACATCACGCTCCCGCTGCTGTCCCCCTCGACGTTCTTCGTGGTGGTGATCTCGCTGATCAACGGCTTCCAGGTCTTCGACCAGGTCAAGATCATGACTGGTGGCGGGCCGGGCGGGGCGACGCAGGTCGTGGTGTCGCAGATCTACGACCTCACGTTCAGGTACGGCCGGGCCGGCGCGGCCTCGGCGCTGTCGTGGCTGCTGTTCGCGGTCGTGCTGATCGTGACGATCATCCAGATCCGTGGCCAGAAGCGGTGGGTGACCTATGGGTAGAGCGCGAGGATGGATCCGCAGCGAAGCGAGGACATCCATCGGAGCCCGCCGAGCGGAGCTCGGCCAAATAGCACGCTACCTGCTGGTCGGGCTGGGCGCGCTGGTGATGTTGTTCCCGTTCGGGTGGGCGGTGATCACCTCCGTCACGCCGGGCGACGCCGTCCTGGCCGTGCCACCTGACTTCACGCCCGAGGGCGCGAGCCTGGACGCGTACGGCAAGCTCCTGGAGACCCTGCCGTTCTGGCGGATCGTGCTCAACAGCGCCTGGATCGGCGCGGCCTCCACCGTGCTGCAGCTCATCACCAGCGCCATGGCCGCCTACGCGTTCGCCCGGCTGCCGTTCCCCGGCAGGGGCGCGTTGTTCGCGGTGTACCTGGCGACGCTGATGATGCCGCTGCCGGTGCTGGTCGTGCCGCTGTTCATCGAGATGCGCACGTTCGGGCTCGTCGACACGTACTTCGCGTTGCTCGCGCCGACGATCGCCTCGGCGTTCGGGGTGTTCCTGCTGCGGCAGGCCATCAACCAGGTGCCGCGGGAGTTCGACGAGGCGGCCGTCCTGGACGGCGCCGGGCATTTCCGGATCTTCATGTACGTGGTGCTGCCGCTGATCCGGCCGGCGCTGGCCACGTTCGCCATCTTCGGCTTCATGGCCAGCTGGAACAGCTACCTCTGGCCGCTGATCATCATCAAGTCGCCCGAGTTCATGACGCTCCCGCTGGGCCTGGCCACGCTGCACGGCCAGTTCACCACGCAGTGGGACGTGGTCATGGCGGGGTCGGTGATCAGCGTCGTACCGATCCTCATCCTCTACGTCTTCGCGCAGAAGCACGTCATCGCCAGCGTCGCGCAGAGCGGGCTCAAGTAAAGGAATCCCCCCTATGTCAAGAAAAACCGTCATTACTGCCACTGTGGCGGCCATAGCGCTGCTCGCCTCCGCCTGCTCGCAGGGGTCGGCCACCAGGGCCACCACCGGCGCCGACGGCAAGACCACCGTGCGGTACTTCACGTTCTCCGCGGCCCCCGACCACCTCAAGGACCTGGACACGATCGAGAAGGCCTTCGAGAAGGAGAACCCGAAGGTGGACGTGGTGGTGGAGACCGCGCCCTTCGAGGAGTACTTCACCAAGCTCCAGACCAGCATCGCCGGCGGCACCGCGCCGGACGCGTTCGAGCTCAACTACGAGAACTTCGTCACCTACGCCAGCGCCGGCTCCCTGCTCGACCTCGGCACGGTGGCCGGTGACGGCGACACCACGGTCTACGCGCAGGAGTCGCTCAACGCGTTCAAGCGCGACGGCAAGCAGTACGCCGTGCCGGCCTCCTTCTCCACGGTCGTGCTCTTCTACAACAAGGACCTGTTCGAGAAGGCCGGGGTGGAGCCGCCCACGGCGGACTGGACGTGGGCCGACGAGCAGGCCGCCGCGGCCAAGCTGACGGACCGGAAGAAGGGCGTCTACGGCGACTTCCAGCCGGTGCAGTTCTTCGAGTTCTACAAGACGCTCAAGCAGGCGGGCGGCGAGTTCCTGTCGGCCGACGGCAAGAAGTCCACGTTCAACAGCCCCGAGGGGATCAAGGCCGCTAAGTGGCTGATCGGCAAGGTGGGCAAGACGATGCCGACCGAGGCCGAGATCGGCGGCACCGCGGACTACGACACGAACCTGTTCAAGTCCGGCAAGCTCGCCATGTGGCACAACGGCATCTGGCAGTTCGCGGGGCTGAAGGACGTGCCGTTCGAGTGGGACGTGGTCGTCGAGCCCGGTGATGCCGGCAAGGCCAGCGCGGTCTTCCACAACGCCGTCGCGGTCTCGTCGAGCACCAAGGCGGGCAAGGAGGCCTACGCGTGGGCCCGTTTCCTGTCGTCGTCGAACGTCGCCGCCACCACGCGCATCCAGTCGTCCTGGGAGCTTCCGCCGGTCGCCGACCAGCAGGTGCTCTCCGGCTACCTGAAGGACCCGAAGCCGGCCAACCGGCAGGCCGTGTTCGACTCGCTCAAGTCGATCGCGCTGCCGCCGGTCATCAAGCGCCAGCAGGAGATGCAGGACGCGGTGACCAAGCACCTCACCGAGGCCGCCGCCGGCCGCACGTCCGTGGAGGACGCGCTCAAGGCCGCGGCGGCCGACGTCGACGCCCTGCTCGGATAGAAATCTAGGAGAGATTCGTTGTCCCTCGTCGCGCACAGCCTCGACGTGATCAGAAGATTGCAGTCGCCCACCGGGGCCTATCCCGCCTCGCCCACCTTCTCCGCCTACCGCGGCTACTCGTGGCTGCGGGACGGGGCGTTCATCGCCGAGGGGGTGAGCAGGCACGGCGACGTGGCCGGGGCGGACGCCTTCCACGCCTGGTGCGCCCGCGTGGTCGGGGACCGGGCGGGCCAGGTGGACTCGCTCGTCTCCCGGGCCGCGCGCGGCGAGAGCGTGCCCGTCGCCGAGATGTTGCCGACCCGCTTCACGCTCGACGGGGTGGAGGGCGCGGACGAGTGGTGGGACTTCCAGCTCGACGGGTACGGCACGTGGCTCTGGGCGCTGCGCGAGCACGCCACCCGCCACGGCAGGGTGGTGCCCGGCGTCGAGAAGGGGGCCAGGGCGGCGGCCCGCTACCTGACGGCGTTCTGGCACCTGCCCTGCTACGACTGGTGGGAGGAGCACGTCGAGCAGCGGCACGTGGCCACGCTCGGCTCCATCCACGCGGGCCTGCGGGCCGCCGTCGCGCTCGGCGTGCTGAGCGCGGCCGAGGAGGCGGCCGCGCTGGAGGCGGTCGAGGCCGTCGCCGAGCTGGTCGAGCGGGAGGGTGTCACCGGCGGGCGGCTGCGGAAGTGGCTCGGCAGCGACGCCGTGGACGGCAGCCTGCTGGCGTGCGTGGAGCCGTTCGGGCTGTATCCGGCCGGGCATCCGGTCGGGGCGGCGACGGTCGCCGAGGTCGAGCGGCAGCTGGCCAGGGACGGCGGCGTCTACCGCTACCTCGACGACACCTTCTACGGCGGAGGCCGGTGGGTGTTGCTGGCCGGGTTTCTCGGCTGGAACCACGCGGCCGCGGGACGGCCCGCCGAGGCCCGCCGCTATCTGGACTGGATGGCCGGTCAGGCGACGCCGGAGGGGGATCTGCCGGAGCAGGTGTCGGACCTGCTGCTGGCGCCCGGGCGGCTGCAGGAGTGGCTCGACCGGTGGGGCCCGGTGGCGACGCCGCTGCTGTGGTCGCACGGCATGTATCTGATCCTCGCGGACGAGCTGGGGGTGCGGGCATGAGCATGAGGCATCGGCCGTTCGGGTCGGGGCATCCGTATGCGGCGACCGAGGACCAGCGGGTGCCCGCCAGGCCCCTGGACGGCGAGAGCGTGGAGCTGCGCGTCCGGGCCTCGGCGAGCGTCGAGTCGGTGGTGTGCGAGTGGGCCGTGGACGGGGACGCGCCGGTGGAGCTGCCGCTGGGTCGTCGCAACCCCGAGGCTGGGGCCGAACCGCAGGCGAGCGCGCCGGCGGAGTCCGGAGCCGGCACCGCGTCAGGCGCAGAGGCCGAGCCGGCAGCGGACGGCGGGTCGGGCGCGGCGGTCGACGGCGGCCATCTTGCCGCCGCTCAGGCCAGGGCCGCTCGCGCCGCGGCCGGATCGTGGGCCGTGCGGACGCCGGTCCTGGAGGCCGGGCGCCGCTATTCCTACCGCTTCCGGGCCGGCCTGGCCGGTGGCGGGAGCCGTACCAGCCGATGGTTCGAGGTGTCGGCGGCGAGCTGGTCGGGCGACGGCGGGAAGCTGGACGTCCAGGGGGCCGACCGGCTCGTGCC from Nonomuraea polychroma encodes the following:
- the pepN gene encoding aminopeptidase N gives rise to the protein MAGNLTRDEARERARLLKVESYEVALDLTEGEERFESVTTVRFSSATPGASTFIDLHGAHVRKVTLNGQDLDVAEYDAEQGRFPLPSLAESNELRIDADCAYMRTGEGLHRFVDPVDQRVYLHSQFETADAHRMYACFDQPDLKATFRLTVLAPADWEVISNAAAVHVEHLPEQAGKHGTVQAAKRWEFAVTPVMSTYITALVAGPYHKVTSEHDGIPLGLYCRASLAEHLDADNLFELTRQGFDFFHQVFGVRYPFGKYDQAFVPEFNAGAMENAGCVTFLEDYVFRSRVTDAVVERRAETILHEMAHMWFGDLVTMRWWDDLWLNESFATYMSVLAQAEATRWGKGAWTTFANVEKAWAYRQDQLPSTHPIAADIPDMQAVEVNFDGITYAKGASVLKQLVAYVGLDNFLAGVRDYFNEHAWGNTELKDLLDALERTSGRDLSAWSKEWLETSWVNTLRPSFEVSDGRFTRFEVLQEAPADYPTLRSHRIAIGLYSLVDGKLTRTKRVELDVVGARTGVAELVGEEQPDLVLLNDDDLTYAKVRLDEDSLRTLVDGGIVKFTESLPRALCWSAAWDMTRDGEMSTRDYVRLVVSGAGTVTDITVLQTILRQARMAAQQYADPAWRPEGMALLAGELRSLLRAAEPGSDRQLAYVQAFAPVATSAEDLDVIQGILDGTDVPLGLSVDADLRWTLVHALVTGERMGEADIAAELERDPTATGERSAAHCRAAIPAAEAKNAAWERILSGKLANHIARATIGGFQDPHHPELLEPFRAKYFAEVGRVYKEWTYDQASSFAVGCFPSLLIEQATVQAADDYLAAEQPPQALRRMILEGADGVRRALRNREKDAASA
- a CDS encoding ROK family transcriptional regulator, producing MAATDRGDLTRTAILALLGTGGPLSRTEIARELDLSPATVTQLTRELMGQGMVEELDLKPSRGGRPAVRLGLVGGAGRALGVKVTADHLVLVDVRLDGEVLGSWERPFDPSSADALDELAAAVESVVPGDGPPLLGVGVGVPGSVDDQAVGTVNAPTLGWQAMPVGEQLRRRLRLPVLVENDVNALAAAERLYGRGRTHRDFLVVTIGRGVGAAIVADGRVYRGARGGAGEFGHLPVAPDGPVCGCGARGCLEAFVGSAGLLAAAHAKTADRGDVRAVPDGRDGHGDGRDPLGAVAALGRAATAGDAVARGVFEEAGAILGRATAGLINVVDPEVVVVLGEGTADWPLWQDGFERALRAQLYPGRRDISIEVESWDDTSWAQGAAALVLATPFDAAGAAGEQGRLVRARLIGATS
- a CDS encoding carbohydrate ABC transporter permease; this translates as MTAPDTLAPARPKAAPPAPRKQRKGWRYAGTVAVFLLPSLVPLTLYTIIPMLGSLWTSLHEWDLITEMRWVGLGNYIELIGDPETRAAFLHTLSFIAGYLPLVYAGGLGLAMLLNRAMAGRSLLRGIYFLPVITSWVVVALMWKWLLNPASGIVNWALGLFGVSGPGWWTDPDWAMPSVILASAWKDLGFVMIILLAGLQAIPREYQEAAMVDGATPWRRFRHITLPLLSPSTFFVVVISLINGFQVFDQVKIMTGGGPGGATQVVVSQIYDLTFRYGRAGAASALSWLLFAVVLIVTIIQIRGQKRWVTYG
- a CDS encoding carbohydrate ABC transporter permease, producing MGRARGWIRSEARTSIGARRAELGQIARYLLVGLGALVMLFPFGWAVITSVTPGDAVLAVPPDFTPEGASLDAYGKLLETLPFWRIVLNSAWIGAASTVLQLITSAMAAYAFARLPFPGRGALFAVYLATLMMPLPVLVVPLFIEMRTFGLVDTYFALLAPTIASAFGVFLLRQAINQVPREFDEAAVLDGAGHFRIFMYVVLPLIRPALATFAIFGFMASWNSYLWPLIIIKSPEFMTLPLGLATLHGQFTTQWDVVMAGSVISVVPILILYVFAQKHVIASVAQSGLK
- a CDS encoding ABC transporter substrate-binding protein, with amino-acid sequence MSRKTVITATVAAIALLASACSQGSATRATTGADGKTTVRYFTFSAAPDHLKDLDTIEKAFEKENPKVDVVVETAPFEEYFTKLQTSIAGGTAPDAFELNYENFVTYASAGSLLDLGTVAGDGDTTVYAQESLNAFKRDGKQYAVPASFSTVVLFYNKDLFEKAGVEPPTADWTWADEQAAAAKLTDRKKGVYGDFQPVQFFEFYKTLKQAGGEFLSADGKKSTFNSPEGIKAAKWLIGKVGKTMPTEAEIGGTADYDTNLFKSGKLAMWHNGIWQFAGLKDVPFEWDVVVEPGDAGKASAVFHNAVAVSSSTKAGKEAYAWARFLSSSNVAATTRIQSSWELPPVADQQVLSGYLKDPKPANRQAVFDSLKSIALPPVIKRQQEMQDAVTKHLTEAAAGRTSVEDALKAAAADVDALLG
- a CDS encoding glycoside hydrolase family 15 protein; translated protein: MSLVAHSLDVIRRLQSPTGAYPASPTFSAYRGYSWLRDGAFIAEGVSRHGDVAGADAFHAWCARVVGDRAGQVDSLVSRAARGESVPVAEMLPTRFTLDGVEGADEWWDFQLDGYGTWLWALREHATRHGRVVPGVEKGARAAARYLTAFWHLPCYDWWEEHVEQRHVATLGSIHAGLRAAVALGVLSAAEEAAALEAVEAVAELVEREGVTGGRLRKWLGSDAVDGSLLACVEPFGLYPAGHPVGAATVAEVERQLARDGGVYRYLDDTFYGGGRWVLLAGFLGWNHAAAGRPAEARRYLDWMAGQATPEGDLPEQVSDLLLAPGRLQEWLDRWGPVATPLLWSHGMYLILADELGVRA